In Entomomonas moraniae, one DNA window encodes the following:
- the rpoB gene encoding DNA-directed RNA polymerase subunit beta gives MAYSYTEKKRIRKDFSKLPDVMDVPYLLAIQLDSYIGFLQKGITKEQLRDKGLHAAFKSVFPIISNSGSAALEYVGYRFSEPAFDVKECILRGITYAAPLRVKVRLIIFDRESSNKAIKDIKEQEVYMGEIPLMTDNGTFIINGTERVIVSQLHRSPGVFFDHDRGKTHSSGKLLYSARIIPYRGSWLDFEFDPKDQVFVRIDRRRKLPVSVLLRALGYTTEEIIDQFYDTNIFNVKGESFALELVASRLRGEIAAFDIRDEKGKVIVEQGRRVTARHINLLEKAGITELEVSVDYILGRTLAHDVADSATGEIIANCNTEITAELLAKLVKAGVTRIETIYTNDIDCGPFISDTLKNDTTSNQLEALVEIYRMMRPGEPPTKEAAENLFGNLFFSSERYDLSAVGRMKFNRRIGREEIEGSGVLSKEDIIDVLKTLVAIRNGKGTVDDIDHLGNRRVRCVGEMAENQFRVGLVRVERAVKERLSMAESEGLMPQDLINAKPVAAAIKEFFGASQLSQFMDQNNPLSEITHKRRVSALGPGGLTRERAGFEVRDVHPTHYGRVCPIETPEGPNIGLINSLATYARTNEYGFLESPYRVVKETKVTDEIVYLSAIEEADHVIAQASAKLENGKLVEELVAVRHMNEFTVKAPEDVTLMDVSPKQVVSVAASLIPFLEHDDANRALMGSNMQRQAVPTLKADKPLVGTGMERYVARDSGVCVVATRGGVIDSVDASSIVVRVADDEVEKGDAGVDIYNLTKYTRSNQNTCINQTPLVQKGDVIARGDILADGPSTDMGELALGQNMRVAFMPWNGFNFEDSILLSERVVQEDRFTTIHIQELTCVSRDTKLGPEEITADIPNVGELALNKLDEAGIVYVGAEVQPGDILVGKVTPKGETQLTPEEKLLRAIFGEKASDVKDTSLRVPTGTVGTVIDVQVFIREGVERDARALSIEKSQLDAIRKDLNEEFRIVETATFERLSSALVGQKADGGAGLKKGTVLTQEILDDIEHGQWFKIHMADEGLNEQLEKAQAYLADRRKLLDEKFEDKKRKLQQGDDLAPGVLKIVKVYLAVKRRIQPGDKMAGRHGNKGVVSVIMPVEDMPYDENGEPVDIVLNPLGVPSRMNVGQILETHLGLAARGLGVKINRMLDEQRKVAELRQFLDEIYNKIGGRQENIDSLTDDEVISLANNLRKGVPMATAVFDGAKETEIKSMLKLADMPESGQMRLYNGRTGELFERPVTVGYMYMLKLNHLVDDKMHARSTGSYSLVTQQPLGGKAQFGGQRFGEMEVWALEAYGAAYTLQEMLTVKSDDVNGRTKMYKNIVDGNHSMEAGMPESFNVLIKEIRSLGIDIELETE, from the coding sequence ATGGCTTACTCTTATACTGAAAAAAAACGTATCCGCAAAGATTTTAGTAAGTTGCCGGATGTTATGGATGTACCTTATTTATTAGCAATTCAGTTAGACTCTTATATAGGGTTTTTACAAAAGGGTATCACTAAAGAACAACTCCGTGACAAAGGCTTACATGCAGCTTTTAAATCCGTCTTTCCTATTATTAGCAATTCAGGCAGTGCTGCCCTGGAATATGTTGGCTACCGCTTTAGCGAGCCTGCATTTGATGTAAAAGAGTGTATTTTACGCGGCATAACTTATGCAGCACCTTTAAGGGTTAAAGTACGCTTGATCATTTTCGATCGTGAATCATCTAATAAAGCAATCAAAGATATTAAAGAACAAGAAGTCTATATGGGTGAGATCCCATTAATGACTGATAATGGTACTTTTATTATTAATGGTACTGAACGTGTGATTGTATCTCAATTACATCGTAGCCCCGGTGTGTTTTTTGACCACGACCGTGGTAAGACACACAGTTCAGGAAAGTTATTATATTCAGCACGTATCATTCCCTACCGTGGTTCATGGTTGGATTTTGAGTTTGATCCAAAAGACCAAGTATTTGTGCGTATTGACCGCCGTCGTAAATTACCTGTTTCTGTATTATTACGCGCACTGGGTTATACAACAGAAGAAATTATTGATCAGTTTTATGATACAAATATTTTTAATGTAAAAGGTGAAAGTTTTGCATTAGAGCTTGTGGCATCTCGCTTACGTGGTGAAATTGCTGCATTTGATATTCGTGATGAAAAAGGTAAAGTGATTGTTGAGCAAGGCCGTCGTGTTACTGCTCGTCATATTAACTTGCTAGAAAAAGCAGGTATTACAGAATTAGAAGTCTCTGTAGATTATATTTTAGGTCGGACATTAGCGCATGATGTGGCTGATTCTGCAACAGGCGAAATTATCGCAAATTGTAATACAGAAATCACTGCTGAATTATTAGCGAAATTGGTTAAAGCGGGTGTTACCCGTATAGAAACTATCTATACCAATGACATTGACTGCGGACCATTCATTTCAGATACATTAAAAAATGATACAACCAGTAATCAATTAGAAGCATTGGTTGAAATCTATCGTATGATGCGCCCAGGTGAACCACCAACTAAAGAGGCTGCTGAGAATTTATTTGGTAATTTATTCTTCTCTTCTGAGCGTTATGATCTTTCAGCGGTTGGTCGTATGAAGTTCAACCGTCGGATTGGACGTGAAGAAATAGAAGGTTCAGGTGTATTAAGTAAAGAAGATATCATCGATGTATTAAAAACATTGGTTGCGATCCGTAATGGTAAAGGAACCGTTGATGATATTGACCATTTGGGTAATCGCCGTGTACGTTGTGTTGGTGAAATGGCTGAAAACCAATTCCGTGTTGGTTTAGTCCGTGTTGAGCGGGCTGTTAAAGAGCGTTTATCAATGGCTGAAAGCGAAGGCTTAATGCCTCAAGACCTAATTAATGCTAAGCCGGTAGCAGCTGCAATTAAAGAGTTCTTTGGTGCGAGTCAGTTATCTCAGTTTATGGATCAGAATAATCCATTATCAGAAATTACGCATAAGCGCCGTGTTTCAGCATTAGGCCCAGGCGGTTTAACCCGTGAACGTGCAGGATTTGAAGTACGTGACGTACATCCAACCCATTATGGCCGTGTATGTCCAATTGAAACACCTGAAGGCCCAAACATTGGATTGATTAACTCATTAGCAACTTATGCACGTACTAATGAATATGGCTTCTTAGAAAGTCCATACCGTGTTGTTAAAGAAACAAAAGTTACTGATGAAATTGTATACCTATCAGCCATTGAAGAAGCAGATCATGTAATTGCTCAGGCAAGTGCTAAACTAGAGAACGGCAAGCTAGTTGAAGAGCTTGTAGCTGTTCGTCACATGAACGAGTTTACTGTTAAAGCACCTGAAGATGTTACATTAATGGATGTTTCACCAAAGCAAGTAGTATCGGTTGCGGCGTCACTTATTCCATTCCTTGAACACGATGATGCTAACCGTGCATTGATGGGATCAAACATGCAACGTCAAGCTGTTCCAACCTTGAAGGCGGATAAGCCTCTTGTAGGAACGGGTATGGAACGTTATGTTGCTCGTGACTCTGGTGTTTGTGTGGTTGCTACTCGTGGTGGTGTTATTGACTCAGTTGATGCAAGTAGTATTGTCGTGCGTGTGGCTGATGATGAAGTTGAAAAAGGGGATGCAGGGGTTGATATCTATAACCTAACAAAGTATACCCGTTCAAATCAAAATACTTGTATTAACCAAACGCCTTTAGTTCAAAAAGGTGATGTGATTGCTCGCGGTGATATTTTGGCAGATGGCCCCTCAACTGACATGGGTGAGTTGGCTTTAGGGCAAAATATGCGCGTAGCATTTATGCCTTGGAATGGTTTTAACTTCGAAGACTCGATTTTATTATCTGAGCGTGTGGTTCAAGAGGACCGTTTTACAACTATTCATATTCAAGAATTAACTTGCGTATCACGTGATACTAAGCTAGGTCCAGAAGAAATTACAGCTGATATCCCTAATGTGGGTGAGCTTGCTTTAAATAAACTGGATGAAGCGGGTATTGTTTACGTAGGTGCTGAAGTACAACCAGGCGATATTTTAGTGGGTAAAGTAACGCCAAAGGGCGAGACCCAATTAACGCCTGAAGAAAAGTTACTTCGTGCTATTTTTGGTGAAAAGGCTAGCGATGTAAAAGATACTTCTTTACGTGTTCCTACAGGCACTGTGGGTACTGTTATTGATGTTCAAGTATTTATTCGTGAAGGTGTTGAGCGTGACGCACGTGCCCTATCAATCGAGAAGTCTCAATTAGATGCGATTCGTAAAGATTTAAATGAAGAATTCCGTATTGTAGAAACCGCAACGTTTGAACGTTTAAGTTCAGCATTGGTTGGTCAAAAAGCAGATGGTGGTGCAGGCCTTAAGAAAGGTACTGTATTGACACAAGAAATTCTAGATGATATTGAGCACGGCCAATGGTTTAAAATTCATATGGCAGATGAAGGGCTTAATGAGCAATTAGAAAAAGCGCAAGCTTATCTTGCTGACCGTCGTAAGTTATTAGATGAAAAGTTTGAAGACAAAAAACGTAAATTACAACAAGGTGATGATCTTGCCCCAGGCGTATTGAAGATTGTTAAGGTCTATTTGGCCGTAAAACGTCGTATCCAACCTGGTGACAAAATGGCGGGTCGTCATGGGAATAAAGGTGTTGTTTCTGTCATTATGCCCGTTGAAGATATGCCATACGATGAGAATGGTGAACCTGTAGATATTGTGTTGAATCCATTGGGTGTACCTTCTCGTATGAACGTTGGTCAAATTTTAGAAACGCATTTGGGCTTAGCTGCCAGGGGTCTAGGTGTTAAGATTAACCGAATGTTAGACGAACAACGTAAAGTGGCAGAGCTACGTCAATTCTTGGATGAGATTTATAATAAAATTGGCGGTCGTCAAGAAAATATTGACTCTTTAACTGATGATGAAGTGATTAGCCTTGCTAATAATTTACGCAAAGGCGTACCAATGGCTACGGCTGTATTTGATGGCGCAAAAGAAACAGAAATTAAGTCAATGCTTAAATTGGCAGATATGCCTGAATCTGGTCAAATGCGTCTTTACAATGGTCGTACAGGGGAATTGTTTGAGCGTCCAGTAACTGTAGGCTACATGTACATGTTGAAACTTAACCATTTAGTTGATGACAAAATGCATGCTCGTTCTACTGGTTCTTATAGTCTTGTTACACAGCAACCATTAGGTGGTAAAGCTCAGTTCGGTGGACAGCGTTTTGGTGAGATGGAAGTGTGGGCTCTTGAAGCTTACGGTGCAGCTTATACTCTTCAAGAAATGCTCACAGTTAAATCAGATGATGTTAACGGCCGTACGAAGATGTATAAGAATATCGTGGATGGTAATCATTCAATGGAAGCTGGAATGCCAGAGTCCTTTAATGTATTGATTAAAGAAATCCGTTCGCTTGGTATCGATATCGAACTTGAAACTGAATAA
- the rpoC gene encoding DNA-directed RNA polymerase subunit beta' — translation MKDLLNLLKNQGQPDEFDAIRIGLASPEMIRSWSFGEVKKPETINYRTFKPERDGLFCAKIFGPVKDYECLCGKYKRLKHRGVICEKCGVEVALTKVRRERMGHIELASPTAHIWFLKSLPSRIGLLLDMTLRDIERVLYFESYVVIDPGMTTLEKGQLLNDEQYFEALEEFADEFDARMGAEAIRELLIQIDLDHEINTLREEIPQTNSETKIKKLSKRLKLMEAFKNSGNKPEWMILTVLPVLPPDLRPLVPLDGGRFATSDLNDLYRRVINRNNRLKRLLDLSAPDIIVRNEKRMLQESVDALLDNGRRGRAITGSNKRPLKSLADMIKGKQGRFRQNLLGKRVDYSGRSVITVGPALRLHQCGLPKKMALELFKPFIFGKLEARGIATTIKAAKKMVERELPEVWDVLADVIREHPVLLNRAPTLHRLGIQAFEPVLIEGKAIQLHPLVCAAYNADFDGDQMAVHVPLTIEAQLEARALMMSTNNVLSPANGEPVIVPSQDVVLGLYYMTREAINAKGEGRIFSDLQEVDRSYRAGEASLHAKIKVRINEVVKDRDSKEITKNTRVVDTTIGRALLFQIVPKGLSFDVVNQPMKKKAISKLINQAYRTVGLKDTVIFADQLMYTGFAFSTLSGVSIGVNDFVIPAEKKVIIEKATKEVKEIESQYASGLVTQGEKYNKVIDLWSKANDEVSKAMMANLSKEKVIDREGKEVEQESFNSMYMMADSGARGSAAQIRQLAGMRGLMAKPDGSIIETPIIANFREGLNVLQYFISTHGARKGLADTALKTANSGYLTRRLVDVAQDLVVTETDCGTDQGLLMTAHIEGGEIVEPLSERVLGRVVAQDVMKPGTKSDVIIPAGTLLDEKWVEFVEDSNVDEIFVRSSITCESRHGLCAKCYGRDLARGHLVNMGEAVGVIAAQSIGEPGTQLTMRTFHIGGAASRSAAIDSVQVRSAGTAKLHNLKYVIRADGALVAVSRSGELAIADEFGRERERYKLPYGAVIMINDGDKVEAGAVIAKWDPSTHPIISEVEGIVSFVGMEEGITIKRQADELTGLTNIEVMDQKDRPAAGKDIRPAVKLLDAKGKDLLLPGTDVPAQYLLPANALVSLTDGAKIGVGEVIARIPNETVKTRDITGGLPRVADLFEARRPKEPSILAEISGTISFGKETKGKRRLVITPVDGGEPYEELIPKWRHLNVFEGEQVSRGEVISDGPSNPHDILRLLGVSALANYIVQEIQEVYRLQGVKINDKHIETILRQMLRKVEITESGDSSLIKGDQAELTKVLEENEILVAANKFTAKYERVLLGITKASLSTESFISAASFQETTRVLTEAAVTGKRDYLRGLKENVVVGRLIPAGTGLTYHNERKQNRDIDTNQVTADEVEAALTEALNLSES, via the coding sequence TTGAAAGATTTGCTTAATTTATTAAAGAATCAAGGTCAACCAGATGAGTTCGATGCAATCCGAATTGGTCTGGCTTCGCCTGAGATGATCCGTTCTTGGTCTTTTGGTGAAGTTAAAAAACCTGAAACCATCAATTATCGTACGTTTAAGCCTGAGCGTGATGGTTTATTTTGTGCCAAGATCTTTGGACCAGTAAAAGATTATGAGTGCTTATGTGGAAAATATAAGCGGCTAAAACACCGTGGTGTGATTTGCGAGAAGTGTGGCGTTGAAGTTGCCTTAACTAAAGTACGTCGTGAACGTATGGGACATATCGAGTTAGCTTCACCTACTGCTCATATTTGGTTCTTGAAATCACTACCTTCACGTATTGGTCTATTATTAGATATGACATTACGCGATATTGAGCGCGTTTTGTATTTTGAAAGTTATGTTGTTATTGACCCAGGTATGACAACCTTAGAAAAAGGTCAATTACTTAATGATGAGCAATACTTTGAAGCATTGGAAGAGTTTGCTGATGAATTTGATGCTCGCATGGGGGCTGAGGCAATCCGTGAGTTATTAATTCAAATCGATTTAGATCATGAAATTAATACATTACGTGAAGAGATTCCACAGACAAACTCTGAAACTAAAATTAAGAAATTGTCTAAGCGCTTGAAATTAATGGAAGCGTTCAAAAATTCTGGTAATAAACCCGAATGGATGATTTTAACAGTTTTACCAGTATTACCACCTGATTTACGTCCTTTAGTACCGTTAGATGGTGGCCGTTTTGCGACGTCAGACTTGAATGATTTATATCGCCGTGTAATCAATCGTAATAATCGCTTGAAGCGCCTATTAGATTTATCTGCACCTGATATTATTGTCCGCAACGAAAAACGTATGCTACAAGAGTCGGTTGATGCGTTATTAGATAATGGTCGTCGTGGACGTGCAATTACTGGTTCTAATAAGCGCCCATTAAAATCATTGGCAGATATGATCAAGGGTAAGCAAGGTCGTTTCCGTCAAAACTTATTAGGTAAGCGTGTTGACTACTCTGGTCGTTCTGTTATTACGGTAGGGCCTGCATTGCGTTTACACCAGTGTGGTTTGCCTAAGAAAATGGCATTAGAACTATTTAAACCGTTCATTTTTGGTAAGTTAGAAGCTCGCGGAATTGCGACAACAATCAAAGCCGCTAAGAAAATGGTTGAGCGTGAATTACCAGAGGTTTGGGACGTTTTAGCGGATGTTATTCGTGAACATCCAGTATTATTAAACCGTGCACCAACACTTCACCGATTAGGTATTCAAGCATTTGAACCTGTATTGATTGAAGGTAAGGCGATTCAGTTACATCCGTTAGTATGTGCGGCGTATAATGCCGACTTCGACGGAGACCAAATGGCTGTGCATGTTCCATTAACAATCGAAGCTCAGTTAGAAGCACGTGCGTTGATGATGTCGACCAATAATGTGTTATCACCTGCAAACGGTGAACCTGTTATTGTACCTTCGCAAGATGTGGTATTGGGTCTTTACTATATGACCCGTGAAGCGATTAATGCCAAAGGTGAAGGTCGTATTTTTTCTGATTTACAAGAAGTTGATCGCTCTTACCGTGCAGGTGAAGCATCGCTTCATGCAAAGATTAAAGTGCGTATCAATGAAGTAGTTAAGGATCGTGATTCTAAAGAAATCACTAAGAATACACGTGTTGTTGATACGACAATAGGTCGTGCTTTATTATTCCAAATTGTGCCTAAAGGTTTATCTTTTGATGTGGTTAATCAACCCATGAAAAAGAAAGCGATTTCTAAGCTAATTAATCAGGCTTATCGTACAGTTGGATTAAAAGATACAGTGATTTTTGCTGATCAATTGATGTACACTGGTTTTGCATTTTCAACGTTATCAGGTGTTTCAATTGGTGTGAATGACTTTGTTATTCCTGCTGAAAAGAAAGTTATTATTGAAAAAGCAACCAAAGAAGTTAAAGAAATTGAAAGTCAGTATGCTTCTGGTCTTGTGACTCAGGGTGAGAAGTATAATAAGGTAATTGACTTATGGTCAAAAGCCAATGATGAAGTTTCTAAAGCGATGATGGCGAACCTTTCAAAAGAAAAGGTCATTGATCGAGAAGGTAAAGAGGTAGAGCAAGAATCATTTAACTCCATGTATATGATGGCTGACTCGGGCGCACGGGGTTCTGCTGCTCAGATCCGTCAGTTAGCGGGTATGCGTGGTCTGATGGCGAAGCCAGATGGTTCTATTATTGAAACGCCTATTATTGCAAACTTCCGTGAAGGCCTGAACGTATTACAGTACTTCATTTCTACTCATGGTGCGCGTAAAGGTCTTGCTGATACAGCATTAAAGACAGCTAACTCTGGTTACTTAACACGTCGTTTAGTTGATGTTGCACAAGATTTGGTTGTGACAGAAACAGATTGTGGTACAGATCAAGGCTTATTAATGACTGCTCATATTGAGGGTGGTGAAATTGTTGAGCCATTATCTGAGCGTGTGCTAGGTCGTGTAGTTGCACAAGATGTGATGAAGCCCGGAACTAAGAGCGATGTCATAATCCCTGCAGGTACTTTACTTGATGAAAAATGGGTTGAGTTTGTAGAAGACTCAAATGTGGATGAAATATTTGTACGTTCATCTATTACCTGTGAGTCTCGTCATGGACTTTGTGCTAAATGTTATGGTCGTGATCTAGCTCGTGGACATTTAGTCAACATGGGTGAAGCTGTGGGTGTTATCGCTGCTCAGTCAATTGGTGAGCCAGGAACGCAGTTAACCATGCGGACATTCCATATTGGTGGTGCGGCTAGCCGTAGTGCTGCGATTGATAGTGTTCAAGTAAGAAGTGCTGGTACAGCTAAATTACATAACTTGAAATATGTAATTCGTGCAGATGGCGCATTAGTCGCTGTCTCACGTTCAGGTGAGTTAGCCATTGCTGATGAGTTCGGACGTGAGCGTGAGCGCTATAAACTACCTTATGGTGCCGTGATTATGATTAATGATGGCGATAAAGTTGAAGCGGGCGCCGTTATTGCTAAGTGGGATCCAAGTACCCATCCAATTATCTCTGAAGTTGAAGGGATTGTTTCTTTCGTTGGTATGGAAGAAGGTATTACGATCAAGCGTCAAGCAGATGAGCTAACAGGTTTAACTAATATCGAAGTAATGGATCAAAAAGATCGTCCAGCTGCTGGGAAAGATATTCGTCCAGCCGTGAAGTTACTAGATGCTAAAGGTAAAGATCTTTTATTACCAGGAACTGATGTTCCTGCCCAATATTTACTACCTGCTAACGCATTAGTAAGTTTAACTGATGGTGCAAAAATTGGTGTGGGTGAGGTCATTGCTCGTATCCCTAATGAAACGGTCAAAACCCGTGATATTACAGGGGGCTTGCCTCGTGTTGCAGACTTATTTGAGGCACGTCGCCCAAAAGAACCTTCAATTTTGGCTGAAATTAGTGGAACAATTTCTTTTGGCAAAGAAACCAAAGGTAAGCGTCGTTTAGTGATTACGCCTGTTGATGGTGGCGAGCCTTATGAGGAGTTAATTCCTAAATGGCGTCATCTTAACGTGTTTGAGGGTGAGCAAGTGAGTCGTGGGGAAGTTATTTCTGACGGTCCAAGCAACCCGCATGATATTTTACGTTTATTAGGTGTTTCTGCGTTAGCTAATTATATTGTCCAAGAAATTCAAGAAGTTTATCGTTTACAAGGTGTAAAAATTAACGATAAGCACATTGAAACCATTTTGCGTCAAATGTTGCGTAAAGTGGAAATTACTGAATCGGGAGATTCAAGCTTAATTAAAGGTGATCAAGCCGAATTAACAAAAGTACTTGAAGAAAATGAAATACTGGTCGCTGCAAATAAATTTACAGCGAAATATGAACGTGTTTTATTAGGTATTACAAAAGCTTCATTATCTACTGAGTCATTTATCTCTGCTGCTTCATTCCAAGAAACTACACGTGTTCTTACAGAGGCTGCTGTAACAGGTAAGAGAGATTACTTACGTGGATTGAAAGAGAACGTAGTTGTAGGACGTTTAATACCTGCCGGTACAGGCTTGACTTACCATAATGAACGTAAACAAAATCGTGACATTGATACTAACCAAGTGACGGCTGATGAAGTGGAAGCAGCTTTAACTGAAGCACTTAACTTATCAGAAAGTTAA
- the rpsL gene encoding 30S ribosomal protein S12 has translation MATINQLVRKPRKRLVEKSDVPALQRCPQRRGVCVRVYTTTPKKPNSAMRKVCRVRLTNGYEVSSYIGGEGHNLQEHSVVLIRGGRVKDLPGVRYHTVRGSLDTTGVKDRKNARSKYGAKRPK, from the coding sequence ATGGCAACAATTAATCAATTGGTGCGCAAGCCTCGCAAGCGTCTCGTCGAAAAAAGTGACGTGCCTGCTTTGCAACGCTGCCCCCAACGTCGAGGAGTTTGTGTACGTGTATACACCACAACTCCTAAAAAACCTAACTCGGCAATGCGTAAAGTATGTCGTGTGCGCTTAACTAATGGTTATGAAGTTAGTTCATACATCGGTGGTGAAGGCCATAACTTACAAGAGCATAGCGTTGTACTTATTCGCGGTGGCCGTGTTAAAGATTTACCGGGTGTTCGTTATCACACCGTGCGTGGATCGTTAGATACTACGGGTGTTAAAGATCGTAAGAATGCTCGTTCAAAATATGGCGCAAAGCGTCCTAAGTAA
- the rpsG gene encoding 30S ribosomal protein S7, with protein MPRRRVAAKREILDDPKYGSQILAKFMNHVMESGKKAVAERIVYGALDVIKQRKNTDQPVEFFEKALEAIAPLVEVKSRRVGGATYQVPVEVRPSRRNALAMRWLVDASRKRGEKSMALRLAGELLDASEGKGAAVKKREDVHRMAEANKAFSHYRF; from the coding sequence ATGCCAAGACGTCGTGTCGCAGCAAAGCGTGAAATTCTTGATGATCCTAAATATGGAAGTCAAATTCTCGCTAAATTTATGAATCATGTGATGGAAAGTGGTAAAAAAGCAGTTGCCGAACGTATTGTTTATGGTGCACTTGATGTCATCAAACAACGTAAAAATACTGATCAACCTGTTGAGTTCTTCGAGAAAGCACTTGAAGCCATCGCTCCACTCGTTGAAGTTAAATCCCGCCGTGTAGGTGGTGCAACTTATCAGGTTCCAGTAGAAGTACGTCCATCACGTCGTAATGCGTTGGCTATGCGCTGGTTAGTAGATGCTTCACGTAAACGTGGGGAAAAGTCTATGGCGCTTAGACTAGCGGGTGAATTATTAGATGCTTCTGAAGGTAAGGGAGCAGCAGTTAAGAAGCGTGAAGATGTACATCGTATGGCTGAAGCCAACAAAGCATTTTCACATTATCGTTTCTAA